From a single Planctellipticum variicoloris genomic region:
- a CDS encoding PadR family transcriptional regulator gives MDPQNLWGAMEMLILEVVSHGPSYGYEIAQTVGTRSNGFFELKEGSLYPALHRLEEQKLLSSYWEPVEGRRRKYYRITSSGRKQLDTRKSAWRAFSQGIEGVLGMDPKLQISNTN, from the coding sequence ATGGATCCGCAGAATCTCTGGGGCGCGATGGAAATGCTGATCCTGGAGGTCGTCTCGCACGGCCCCAGCTACGGCTACGAGATCGCGCAGACGGTCGGCACGCGTTCGAACGGCTTCTTCGAGCTGAAAGAGGGGAGCCTTTACCCCGCCCTCCACCGCCTCGAAGAGCAAAAACTCCTCTCCTCCTACTGGGAGCCGGTCGAAGGCCGCCGGCGGAAGTACTACCGCATCACGTCCTCCGGCCGGAAACAGCTCGACACCCGCAAATCTGCCTGGCGCGCATTCTCGCAAGGCATCGAAGGCGTCCTCGGCATGGACCCAAAGCTCCAAATCTCAAACACCAACTGA
- a CDS encoding permease prefix domain 1-containing protein codes for MSVTPSDLLADLPDPRDDEPSSLRSDIAEELTDHLVCSVRREMVKGADESTAWERALKRFGDPRQIARKLWWLAMRRHIMNQRLMLGLQGAMLIAVIAVATVMIQMSNAQQRQMAQQQEVLTATLAKLSERLDAAMRAPVSVPDATLTVEVQYARPDEPRRSGESAEYTVSLRGVDISNEKIKAERPCDPKMGVASFGTLPPGGYEVWVSAQFGMLRAVRRIEVGRGERCREVFDEPPLRVRDETVTLDVNVPTDFRATLDNQHLAVLLELTPAPVSFHDQDWELERPLRLIWTPERTLTTWPTPGFSPEDLHREVVRKNALEAIGKNGASWPEEDGFKPHQFSRRKGARFRLKTVGIIANPFWEAKPASEGQLYMSRSIQFSVAAMLDSTSPDWPAELDTVFVAEADKPWRVTLPPALAAAAMAQLAELAAHPPQPGQIVAGSPAPATPDPKHNHVQVRVVEGTADGAVIKSAKVTLKQPAWEQPLEPAVDDDGVLDFGYLDAGVYTLTTRLTWWGLEESRRFVVHPGKDHTETVVAPPPPQRGFDVKVVIPLNARLREAKSTANFLPQLERCAKPFEKWVPHGVTLDVDNGIPPDVNWFGGTVSEWEGDSLTMTLKLCPGTYSPAIHSFRLFEPLPEPNRVRLLAPRPEPGSPVARFEEAPPPFTVKGPNQEWRIDLPTNLVGGALDSLTTAQPAGK; via the coding sequence GTGTCTGTCACCCCTTCCGACCTCCTCGCCGATCTGCCCGACCCGCGCGACGACGAACCGTCGTCGCTGCGGTCGGACATCGCCGAGGAACTGACGGACCATCTGGTCTGCTCGGTCCGGCGGGAGATGGTCAAAGGGGCGGACGAATCGACCGCGTGGGAACGGGCCTTGAAGCGCTTCGGCGATCCCCGGCAGATCGCCCGCAAACTCTGGTGGCTGGCCATGAGGAGACACATCATGAATCAACGGCTGATGCTCGGTCTGCAGGGGGCGATGTTGATTGCCGTCATCGCTGTCGCAACGGTGATGATCCAGATGTCGAATGCCCAGCAGCGGCAGATGGCGCAGCAGCAGGAGGTGCTGACGGCGACGCTGGCGAAGCTGAGCGAGCGGCTGGACGCAGCAATGCGGGCTCCCGTATCCGTCCCCGACGCGACGCTGACGGTCGAGGTTCAATACGCCCGGCCGGACGAGCCTCGGCGCAGCGGCGAGTCCGCTGAGTACACAGTCAGCTTACGCGGCGTTGACATCTCAAATGAGAAAATCAAGGCCGAACGTCCCTGTGATCCGAAGATGGGAGTTGCGAGCTTCGGTACGCTTCCGCCGGGCGGCTATGAGGTGTGGGTGAGCGCACAGTTCGGCATGCTGCGAGCAGTTCGGCGCATTGAAGTCGGTCGCGGCGAGCGTTGTCGAGAAGTGTTCGACGAGCCGCCGCTACGAGTTCGAGATGAAACTGTGACGCTCGATGTCAACGTTCCGACTGACTTTCGCGCCACACTGGATAACCAGCATCTGGCGGTTTTACTCGAATTGACGCCCGCGCCAGTTTCTTTTCACGATCAAGATTGGGAACTCGAGCGACCCTTGAGGCTGATTTGGACTCCGGAGCGAACGTTGACGACGTGGCCGACTCCAGGCTTCTCTCCAGAGGACCTGCATCGGGAAGTCGTGAGAAAGAATGCTCTTGAGGCGATTGGAAAAAATGGCGCGAGCTGGCCAGAGGAAGACGGATTTAAGCCGCACCAGTTCAGCCGCCGCAAAGGGGCACGATTTCGATTGAAGACGGTCGGAATCATCGCTAACCCATTCTGGGAAGCGAAGCCTGCGAGCGAGGGCCAACTGTACATGTCGAGGTCAATCCAGTTTTCGGTCGCTGCCATGCTGGATTCCACCAGCCCCGATTGGCCCGCCGAACTCGACACCGTCTTCGTGGCGGAGGCGGACAAGCCCTGGCGAGTCACTCTGCCTCCAGCTCTGGCCGCCGCCGCCATGGCGCAGCTCGCCGAGCTGGCTGCCCATCCTCCACAGCCTGGACAAATTGTTGCCGGCAGTCCTGCACCCGCAACCCCCGATCCCAAACACAACCACGTGCAGGTCCGCGTTGTCGAAGGAACTGCGGACGGCGCCGTCATCAAGTCCGCCAAGGTCACGCTGAAGCAGCCGGCGTGGGAACAGCCGCTGGAACCTGCCGTCGATGACGATGGCGTCCTCGACTTCGGATATCTCGACGCCGGGGTCTATACGCTGACCACGCGGCTGACGTGGTGGGGGCTGGAAGAGAGCCGCCGCTTCGTGGTTCATCCCGGCAAGGATCACACGGAGACGGTCGTGGCTCCACCGCCGCCGCAGCGCGGTTTTGATGTGAAGGTCGTGATTCCGCTGAACGCCAGGCTGCGGGAGGCGAAGTCGACGGCGAACTTCCTGCCCCAACTTGAGCGTTGTGCGAAGCCCTTTGAGAAGTGGGTTCCGCATGGAGTGACGTTGGACGTTGACAATGGTATCCCGCCGGATGTGAACTGGTTCGGCGGTACCGTCAGCGAGTGGGAAGGCGACTCCCTCACAATGACGCTCAAACTCTGTCCGGGGACTTACAGTCCTGCAATACACTCCTTCAGACTGTTCGAGCCGCTACCCGAACCCAACCGGGTGCGCCTGCTTGCTCCGCGGCCAGAGCCTGGTTCTCCCGTCGCCAGATTCGAGGAAGCACCACCTCCGTTCACGGTGAAAGGGCCGAATCAGGAATGGCGGATCGATCTGCCGACAAATCTGGTCGGTGGAGCTCTCGACTCGCTGACCACCGCCCAACCCGCCGGCAAGTAG
- the recJ gene encoding single-stranded-DNA-specific exonuclease RecJ translates to MARHWRIATHDAGYVGQLAADLKIPALVAQVLAARGCRSAADAQAFLARKLTDLHDPELLPGVSQAADRLVEAVKAGRRITVYGDYDVDGVTATSLLWHCLQLAGGRVDYYIPCRMEEGYGLNCDALRQLHTEDPSRIVISVDCGITSVAEAVLAKEIGLELIITDHHQFAESLPDTLLVHPRLPGGNYPFGDLCGVGVAFKLAWAICARLGDGKKASPRMREFLLSAIGLTAIGTVADVVPLIGENRVLVSTGLGGLLERANPGLRALLTITGLAERESLQAEDLGFAIGPRINAAGRLGQARLAVELLTTDSAERATALAAYLDELNKNRQTVERRMLKQAKEMVEEHPQWQDEPALVLAHADWHAGVIGIVANRVADAFQKPAILLSYNGPQGLAQGSGRSHAGFNLHAGLTACQELLTTFGGHHAAVGLKISPDRIDAFREQFTQYVAAHHRPTAEDVELAVDAEVRLQDITPRAVEQLERLGPFGAANARPVFAASGVQLAAPPKKMGEGERHLSLLVRQYGETLRAVAFGRGEWADEMAAHSGDFAICFQPVINRFRGQAKAELQLVDWRAESTSSAGSPRPRSSAVR, encoded by the coding sequence ATGGCCAGACACTGGCGAATTGCGACTCACGACGCCGGTTATGTCGGCCAGCTCGCCGCCGATCTCAAGATTCCCGCCCTCGTCGCCCAGGTCCTCGCGGCCCGCGGGTGTCGCTCCGCCGCCGATGCCCAGGCGTTTCTCGCACGGAAGCTCACCGACCTGCATGACCCCGAACTGCTGCCGGGCGTCTCCCAGGCGGCCGACCGGCTCGTGGAAGCGGTCAAAGCGGGCCGGCGGATCACCGTCTACGGCGACTACGACGTCGACGGCGTCACCGCAACCAGCCTGCTGTGGCACTGCCTGCAACTGGCGGGAGGACGGGTCGACTACTACATCCCCTGCCGCATGGAAGAGGGCTACGGCCTCAACTGCGACGCCCTCCGGCAACTCCATACCGAGGATCCGAGCCGGATCGTGATCAGCGTCGACTGCGGGATCACCAGCGTCGCCGAGGCGGTGCTGGCGAAGGAGATCGGGCTCGAACTGATCATCACCGACCATCACCAGTTCGCCGAGAGCCTCCCCGACACGCTGCTGGTCCATCCTCGACTGCCGGGCGGAAACTATCCCTTCGGCGATCTCTGCGGCGTGGGGGTGGCGTTCAAGCTGGCCTGGGCGATCTGCGCCCGGCTGGGGGATGGCAAGAAGGCGTCGCCCCGGATGCGCGAGTTTCTGCTCAGCGCAATCGGGCTGACGGCGATCGGCACCGTCGCCGACGTGGTGCCGCTCATTGGCGAGAACCGCGTGCTCGTGTCGACCGGGCTGGGAGGCCTGCTCGAACGGGCCAATCCCGGTCTGCGGGCGCTCCTGACGATCACCGGGCTGGCAGAGCGGGAGTCGCTGCAGGCGGAGGATCTGGGGTTTGCCATCGGGCCGCGGATCAACGCCGCCGGCCGGCTGGGACAGGCCCGACTGGCCGTCGAACTGCTGACGACCGACAGTGCCGAGCGGGCGACGGCCCTGGCGGCGTATCTGGACGAGCTGAACAAGAACCGCCAGACGGTCGAGCGGCGGATGCTGAAGCAGGCCAAGGAGATGGTCGAAGAGCATCCGCAGTGGCAGGACGAACCGGCTCTCGTGCTGGCGCATGCCGACTGGCATGCGGGGGTGATCGGCATCGTGGCGAACCGGGTGGCGGATGCTTTCCAGAAGCCGGCGATTCTGCTGTCGTACAACGGGCCGCAGGGACTGGCGCAGGGCTCGGGACGCTCGCATGCGGGGTTCAATCTGCATGCCGGGCTGACGGCGTGTCAGGAGCTGCTGACGACATTTGGCGGGCACCATGCCGCGGTCGGGCTCAAGATCTCGCCGGACCGGATCGACGCCTTTCGCGAGCAGTTCACGCAATACGTTGCGGCGCACCATCGGCCGACTGCGGAGGATGTGGAACTGGCGGTCGATGCGGAAGTCCGGCTGCAGGACATCACGCCGCGCGCGGTCGAGCAGCTTGAGCGCCTGGGACCGTTCGGAGCGGCGAATGCGCGTCCAGTCTTTGCGGCATCGGGCGTTCAACTCGCGGCGCCGCCGAAGAAGATGGGTGAAGGAGAGCGGCACCTGTCGCTGCTGGTGCGGCAGTATGGGGAAACGCTGCGGGCGGTGGCGTTTGGACGGGGCGAATGGGCCGACGAGATGGCGGCTCATTCGGGAGACTTTGCGATTTGTTTCCAGCCGGTGATCAATCGGTTTCGCGGTCAGGCGAAGGCGGAGCTACAATTGGTCGACTGGCGGGCCGAAAGCACGTCTTCCGCCGGATCCCCCCGTCCACGCTCGTCGGCAGTCCGCTGA